The DNA segment GAACCCAGCCATCCTCCTCACTTTTCTCATGTGTAGAAAGATCGAATGGAACTGAAAACAGTAGATGTCACATCAGAAATATGGTTTGCTTGCTTTATGTAAACTCATCAGAAATGTGATTTTGCTGCTGTTTCGATAAAACAGCCAACCATGAGTATAACTACAGCTGGTGCTGTTTttaaatcagaaagtaataaactGAACAGATGATCAAGGAAGAATACGATAATTACTGCAcatttctatgaaaacttggcaCCTTTCAGAAAGTTTAAAACGTTAGGCATCACAATAGTCTATTTCAATAAACACATATGTGAAAATTAAAGAGGCAGAAGGGTCCAAGTTTTACCTCACAGATAAGAGAAAGTATGAGATAGTTGATTGTAACATTCCGATAGAGAGCCAATGTAAAGCAAACCAGCAGAATCAAATGGTGAACAAGGATGCCAGGAATCCAACCACTATAGAGGTGATACCGGAGCATGTCCAATTGGTCATATGCAAAGTAACCACAAGAAAAACACAATGCCGAATATGCACCAAGCCATGTGCCACCAAACAGCTGCTCATGTTCAAACATATTGCCTAGTCCCTTAATCATCCACTGATTGATCAGAATCAAGACAACTGCACCATATACAAATTGATTTAGTTATGCATAAGCTAACCAGGCTTATCTCAACatgctaaaatgataaaaatatgataaaaaggAGCAGAAGATCCTAGAAATGTAATGTCTAGCAAATGTGAGGTTGATGGtaaattactagaaaaagatatttCTGGCAAGCAAACCTAACAGAAGTTTCCGAAATGTCAATAAGGAACCATGGAAACATGAGTTAGTATATGTGTTAGTAAAGATCGTCCTGATCAGGGTTTCTCCAATTCAAGGAGGAGAAGGCCTCCCAAGATGCCAAGACAGAGTAGAAAGTAACAAAAGTTATGATAGAGACATATTAACTAAGCTATCCTGCATAGAAACACCCCATCAGATTTTGGTATTCTTTGGAGTTTTAAGCCAATGACAAACACTTCCTTTTGGGCCTTTGATGTTGTCACATGAGCTACCTCGATGGTCCTAATAAAATCAGATCCTGAGAGTGCCTATATTGTTGAGGCAAGGGCTGTGCAGCCCTTTCATCGACCACTACAATGATAATTCTGTAACACAGTGGTGTATCTGAAGGCTTATCAGCATGGTTTCTGACCATTAGTAGCAGAGGAACTGTCACTACAAGAAAACAGGAAATCAGGAAAGAAGTGAAGGATAGAAAAATTCAAGAGTAGGATAAAAGAAAAAATGCACTTAAATGTTTTTGTGACTTGAACCCTGGCCTCCCAAGTTGCAAAAGAGCATCAAATAAAAAGCATGGACTCGTCAAATCATCATATTCACATGCACCTCTCTAGATGTGCACACTCTGACATATAAAACCATATAAACTTGACAGATAAAACTCCTGCTCAAAAGAGGACAAGAAATATCGAAATCCACTCACCTCACTGGGGTTGTATCAAAACCCTAAGGCAAGGGTTGCAGCAGATAGATACAGATGGCTTCAGTGTTTGACATGATTCTAAGTCATTTTAAAGCGAGGCATGTTGTTTCACAGCACAAGGGATTAACCAATACCTTTCTTACATATCACATTAATGTTTTGTGGCAGATGTGCACTCCTTAGTTAGCCAACAGACCAAATATTGGCCTAGTCATGTGTCAACACCAACAACATAGCCGAAAACAATATGTGGCCGTGtctttcttgaatgatcacaagctAACTTCTGCTGAATGGTACGAGTTGTATGACAATTCTTGCTTTCAAGACTTCAATAGTTTAGAAGGATTTAGTAATAGATTGCAAAGAGATTTGACCAATTCAATTTGTTTCCTACTTGGCCTGACCAATTCAATTCAATGTGTCAACAAGGAAACTACCCCCCAACTAAAACTCTTATTGAACCCCACTATGACTCAACTTGGAACCAAAATTTAACAAATCTGAtcctataaaatagaaaaaaaagatgAAATTCACCTTCAAAAATTTCCTAAAAGATATGGAACATGTTCAGCCTGAAATAAAACCTAATTTGGCTCAAACCTAAGCTACCTAATTTGATATTAACTATAACATAATATGAAGGTAAACAAGAATAAGAGATAATTTCCATGGAATCAAAGTCATATTATGACTTGTCCTTCGCTTTTGGATGAGGTTAAAGCAAGCTTTTCTTATTTTGCTAAAACAGATAATTTGCTGTTGAAATTGTACGCCAATATGTCAGCTGAGATCAACCAGTTTCTGCAACTCTAAGAGTTCTATAAGAATCCAAAATGTTCTATCTAGTAGTTATATTTGGCTGATACTAACAGGGTATTCACAATCTAATAATATGATTCTCTTACTTTGCAAAGTCTTATCAATTGTTGACTAGATATGGTTCTATAAACCTGTCAAGACTATGGATTTAAATATCAGTTCGATTTTGGTTTTGATGATCTATTGGATCTAAATGTGGTATATGGGACAGTTACTGATCCAAACACTCCTACATCAATAAGAAATAATATAACATAATGTATAGAGTGGTATGAAGTTATATGTACCATTACCGGTACTTGGTTGGACAAGTAAACCATGCTATGATAGAATATGGTTGAAACTAGTGAAGATTATGGTAGAATATGCCTAAGAAACAATATGTACTTCAATTGTTGTTAAATATTTTGGATCCATCCCTATCTTACATTTTTTCCTAGGACTTACGTGAATATCTAACTTGATAAATCAAAAACTGCATAATATGACCAACACCaccaaattgatgaaattattataAACTTAGGTCCAAGCACTGAAATGAAAAATTGTTTAAGATAGCTACCATGGTTACAAGGATCATTCTACCCCTTTGGGACCACAACTCAAGTTGCACATCCCAATTCATGACACAATGTTATCTTGGACTGATCCAAAATGCTTTGAAATGCCTAAAATGGGGGATCAAGTTTCATCAATATCATTAagtcattaaacataaatcaacTGAAAAACAATTAAATTTTATAGATATTATTAAATGTACAATCCATTTCTTTTGGTTTAATTCAATGGAAATTTATTTATAGGACAAAATATCTTACCTTATTTAGCAAATTATCTGAGTGATTTATTAAGTACTATCATCCAAATTAATCTCATCCCTCACATGCTATGAACTAAACCAAGTTACACATCACAAAGTAGCACAATCCATGAAACTCCATAGCTACCAACCAAATCCTCAATCCTATAATAATTATCATTGTTCATCAACCTAAATTGAAagacaaaaattttaaattattttaccaCTATAGAGTGTTTCTCTATTCTTCTTACCAAATACCAATTACCAACCTTCTATTGTGGTATTCCTAAGTCCAACAGATGTGGTCCTATGACTCTTGCGTTTGGAATTCTCATAGATCAATCACAagtgttcatttttgtttttctaaGTCCAGAAATAGGGCCAGAAACTTGGGGATAATGGTCACTCTAGACCATAGTCagatataaaatttattcaatcCTCTGCAAAACCCACAAAGTTGATAAAGCTTAGTCATAGCCTCAAAATGGAGCAAACATGCAGAGTGTATGAATAATACATGCATATAACATGAAATATAATGCTTATGGGGGACTGGTTTTGAGAAATATATTCTATTAGTCCAATAAATAGAAAGATTGGATTATGATGCATGCCTTGATCAGTACAGAAAATATATAATGATTGCCTTGGATGGATGCATTTCACCAAAAGACCTGAATGAGCTTTAACAAAAACCTAAATTTAAAGGACTAAGAGCAATGTGCTTCAAGTACTATAAAGCAGTACAAGAAAAATAAAGCGAGATAACAGTATAACATGCCAAAGAAGCACTGAAACCTACTGCAAATCACTAAAATAACTATCTCTACACATAAATGTTTTTCACCGTCTATGCTACGAAAGGCAAGGGACGACAAGGGAGAAGAAGTGGCATGATACAGTATTCACATGCCACCTGTCTCTACCTACCAAGTTGTAGAGAATCTCTACAGCCTGTTTGTCCACTTTATTCATTTTCTCAGAATAACATCCTGACTCCAGTGCTATGGATCACATATGGAAGTTACACTCAATTTGAACCAGTTGGAAATGTGTAAAAGTTCCTTACATGATTTACACCTCAAAGGAATGTGACTTATTAAGAATCTAGGAACACATAGACTACTTTGCAATGCACTTCCATTTTTAACTACAACAACTTATAGTCAAAGCTCATCCGGAGCCTATCATGCAGGTGTACCATGAGATGCAACTGCCAATTCTACTCCCATTTGGCCGAAGCTAAGTCGTAAAATTATATGGGCGAACTTACATCTTCCAAAACCCGACATAGGAAATCACAAAGCAGGGAGGAGATTTTAAAGAAGGTTCAGAGCTCTAAATAGGACATTGTCGGTACTACCCGGGCGGATGCCATAAATCTAATCAGGTAGAAACTCTATGTCTGTACATAAATTGTGAACGACAAGTGTATAGTCCAGCAAGCTTGCTTCCTTTGGCCAAGACTTCACACCAACTTCCCAAACTTCCAAAAAATGGAAATGACTGTCAGCAAAATGCAATTTTACTGAATACTTTCAAGCCGAGGATGACTTTAGCTCACGGCGTTCTGTAGTTGAGGGCTAGGTCGAGCAAAGAACGAGGACGAAACTTTAAAAAGAAGAGACTTGAGCGTCGCTTTTCACAAGAAGCGGAGAATCGGGGCCAGCGAGGGAGGTTTACGAACCGGAGGTGGTGGTGAcggtagagtggaggagggagacGGCCGTGTTGACGAAAAGCGGGTCACGGGAGAGGGAGAAGCGGACGGCCCAGTTGGCAgcctggaagaagaagaagccggcgACGACGGGCGCGAGCTCGGACCTCCTGTTGAAGGTCATCTCGAAGGCCACCGACACGCCCCACAGCACCAGCGTCGCCGCGAAGAATACCGCCGTGTCGCCCTTCGCTCtccccctgggcggtgccatctcccTCTCCGTCCTCCCCTCTCTCTGTCTCGCTCTCTATCGCTCTATCTACGAAGCCCTTAACTCATCGGAAGCACCACCGTGCGCATTGCAGAGGCTAAACCGCTGTCTGCTTGGAGATATCGTCACCATCGGTAGTTTTATTATCTTGCACCGATATTATAGCATAGACCCAAAGCTGACCTAAACATGTGTAGTTGCTTATAATGTTATTATATTAACACCAACGAATCTATTGTCACCGATCCCAGTCGTCggcccttcttcctcctcctcatccaccGCTCTGTAGGAATTAGGGCTTCCAAATTCTAGGGTTTCACATATCCACCTGGCGATGTCAACCTTCACCGGCGATGAGACGGCCCCCTTCTTCGGATTCCTCGGAGCCGCGGCGGCTCTTGTTTTCTCCTGTAATACTATCCTTTGATCGAATCGCATGCCTCGTCAAATCCGAAATTTGGCTTTGATGAGGCGCTTTTTTTCTTTGCAGGCATGGGGGCCGCGTACGGGACGGCGAAGAGCGGAGTTGGGGTGGCTTCAATGGGAGTGATGCGACCGGAGCTCGTGATGAAGTCGATCGTGCCCGTTGTCATGGCGGGAGTGCTCGGGATCTATGGGTTGATCATTGCTGTGATCATCAGCACCGGGATAAACCCTAAGGCCAAGCCGTACTATCTCTTCGACGGCTACGCTCACCTCTCGTCCGGACTGGCTTGTGGTCTCGCTGGGCTTTCTGCCGGGATGGCGATCgggatcgtcggagatgctggcgTTAGGTACCTCTTTTCCGATCTGATTTGATTTTTCTCTGGTTATTGAGATGCTTTTCGCTGGCGTTTTTTATAATATTGAGAAATAGCAGCTTATATGTCTACATCGATCTTGATTATCGAGCTTCTATTTCACATATATAATTTTCTTTAGAAAAACCATCCTTGATGGAAGTTACATGACCAATTCAACATAAAATATAACCTTCATCTTCTAGCTTCTTTATCTATGTGATATTATTCCATTATGGAATGAGAAGATTGTTATAAAATGTCATATCATTAGATCAGCCATATTTAGcggtaaatgttttttttttttgtctgatgGATCTCTGAGCAAGTTCTTAATGATGCATTGAAAATTGTGGCTTATCTATACATGTTCACCATAATGCTAATTCAAATTTGTTCTTGTTGATAAACAATGAATAAAAGGACATAAATTTAAGATAAGTAATTATGTTTCTTCAATAATATGATGCTAATATTAGTTATGAGCTTGGAGATAATCATACTGCTTTTATGGTGTGTGCTGGTAATATCTTCATTGGCATGGAATACAGTAGCAAGTTATTATTTCATTGTTTGCTAACATTTGCAAACTACTTTATTCTTTTATGCACACGCAAAAGATCTGCATATATGGGACTTAATTGTTATCATTAAATTTTGGATATCTCTAGTCCTCTGGTTAAAGAAAATAAATTGAGAATGATTGTGGATGGTATGAACCTATATATGCTGAAGCCTAAATATATTTGGCTCTGGGCAGTAAGCATTGTCCTGGAGCTGACATAAAATGAGTAATCAGTTCCATCTGTGTGATGTGTTAAGTTGTAGGTGGGGATTGATAGTTAGTATATCCTGCTTCTGTCATCTGGATGATTGCAGTCGAGTTTAGCCATTTGAAGTCCTTCAATAGTTGCTCGATATCTTAACATGAGATGTGGTCCTACTTTTTCATAAACCAAGATGTGATGCGGCACCGAATCTCAAACTTGCTAATTTCAGGGTCAGTTACATGTCACTCTGTTGGTTGTTCATTTTCCCCATATGGTTCACAATGTTGTTGTCAGTGGTACTGGAACTATAAGGACTCCTGGACTGAAGAGCCTTTCTAACTGCAACTAGATTAGTTGTGTTTATCATGATCCAAGTATAAAGGATTAACCATACCATTCCCGATCATATCAAGAACTTTGAAGACCAAAAATAAGGGAAGTTAATATCTCTTAGTCCTAATCAAGTTTctgtaaattattattttttaatctcagATCTTATTTCTATGCATGGAAACACAATAGCTTGTATAAACCATGGAGCACCTTCCAAAACTCTGATCTTGTTCTCATTGTTACTAATTTAAGATAACAAACCTAGAATCTGGAGTAACACATCAAACGAAATTGAACTCTACTTTGCACCATATGGAGGATGTGATGCACCAGTGATTTAAGGGACTGCCAATATATTTGCCTCTTACTCTTAGGTTACTTGTGATTCAACTATCGTTTTTGTTTGAATGAGCAAGCAAAAGCAGATTAAAATTGTTCAGCAATCTGCGTCTGCCTATCTGTTATTCTCCCTAGTTTGAACTAAGATACTATGGTTGTTCCAAATTTCAACAAAACAAACCAGTTCTGTTTTCTGGACCTAATACACTTTGTGCTTCATCCCACAGGTGCTTAGTGCTGATCTACTTGTCAGCATTAAGTTTTGACCTTAGATCTTGAAATATTGTTTCCTTCCATATATTGAAACCTATGTCCTAGACCAGATACGAGTCTGATAGAGACTATTTGAATGAATCAACTTGATTATTTGGTGTGTAGACTAATTGTGGCCTTTGAGTTGGTATGTTACAGTTTTTTGTTCATTTAGTCCATATAAGAATGAATTGAGTTTATATTTGTTGCAGGGCCAATGCACAGCAGCCCAAGCTGTTTGTTGGGATGATTCTTATTCTCATTTTTGCTGAAGCTCTTGCACTCTATGGTCTTATTGTCGGCATCATCCTTTCATCTCGAGCTGGTCAATCTCGGGCAGATTAAGAAAACATGAAGTCTCGGATGTCATTTCCCGTTGCTTCCTATGTTTGCTACAGAACATTTGttctaaatatctattatctactTTTCTGATTATACTGTGAACTATCCAGATAACTTGTATTAACCAGAGCCCTTTGGCAGTTCCATGTCtttttaataatgtaaatgcatCAATCTCATTGTAATGAAGAGTGAGAGTTTTTTTGCATTAAATATTTATGCCTTACTATGAACTTAGATTGTTGTTCTTTTTTAATATAGGTTAACATGGCAGTTCATTATATTCTCCTTTTTGCTTTATATAGAGTTTATTGTGACTTGATATTTGGTGACTTATTATTCTGGTCAAAAGGAAAGCAAATGTAGATCTTGATCATCATCGTGCCATTCAGTTGTCTTATTCCTGTTGCCATTTATGTTGCAAAGGGACTGCTAGGATCCTTCTGATATTGTTTGGTATTGTTGAATCTGCAAGTGTCTTTTATACAAACAAAAGGATAACGATCTAGTTTTGCTTCTCATATGCCAATCTATATTAGAAAAAGCAAAGACTCATTTGTTCTTACCAGTGATATATCCAGTTTTTTTTCCTTGAGCATAGAATACTCTGTAACGTCAAATTGATATTTCTCCCTGTCAATTATTATAGGAATGACAAAGTGACTAGATCATCTTCTGTAactaaacttctcctttttgtctcCTGGATCCAGTCCAAACTTGGGACGAGTCTGAGGGTTGAAGCAGTTGGCTAAGCTGGTCTTCGTCAAAGGTAACTAACTTCATACTCTTATGGCCAAAGTTTTATTCACTTTACTGGGACTTCGTTGATGTTAGTGAGGTGCACCATTGCAGAGGATGGTAATAGACCAGACCAAAGTTACATCTTTGACAATGACATTGTCATGGTGCAAGCTTCATAACAGCTATCATTGCAACCATGCCACTGACGTGACTCCCGTCCGCTTGAACAGGCAGGTTACCTTTCATTCAAATCATGATTGTGCCAGGTAACATGAACAATGATGGGGACTCCGATTGTGAGGAGGTAAGATGTAATCGAAAGCATGTGGAAGAAAAAGACTTCACTAATGCTTCTCATAGCTGGTGCCACAGGCGGGTTCTCGTGTAAACATCACTGCATGGATTAATCTTTCACAGTTGATCAAAAAGTTTGTCTATGGAATGATATGGTTATTCACTGGCCAAGAAGGTTAATCTTTTTTCTCACCAAAAGGTAGACTGTGTTCGTCCTGGATCTAAAATAATATGCACCAAGCTGTGTCACTAACTAGGCCCCCCTTAAGGAGTAAATATTGACCATTTTCCTATGCCAGCTCTTATTAAAATCTCTCAGTAGCTTTCTCCGAGTAAGTTTTCTGTGTCCACATGGCAAATCATCTCTCATGTTAGCTTGGTTAGTTATCTCAAGGTGGAATATGTGGCAAGCTTGAAACAGGAATTATGCAGTTTCCACTCTCAAAGTACTGCTTTATGTGTTGTAAACTACTTTCCCACTAGTTGCTGCATCCAATTCTTTTTCCAAATTCTGCCCAGCTGCCTATATCTATGCTTAGAATGACATTTATCTTTGGAGGTGGTGGCTGTTCATTTGCTTCCCTGTTCCTTTTACATGATTCTTCTACTCCTAGATAACGGCATGGAGCATTAGGTTTTGCAGACCTCTTAGATTATTCTTACTCTGTTGAATTTTATTGTGTATTATTTACCACCATGATCGTGCTCTTACTAACAGCTTCTTTGTATTTTTCGGTGCTGTCTACTCCCCTGCATAAATTTCTGAAATATCAACTTCAATATCGATTTCTGAGGTTCtagttttttttttacaatatccAGCTCTTGTAATATCATTTTCTTCAACATTGACTGTCAGTGAAATGGTAATCTGCAACATGAGTCATGGAGCTAGTACAGTTTGAAGTTTTACAAGCCTTTGCTTATATTTATCTGCATCTGTTCCTCCTTATGTTCTTCCATTTATTTTGCTTGTCTGTAGCTGGCCATGGGGGCTTGTGAAGCACTGGTACAAGCTTAGTGATCCAAAACAATTTGTACGACAAGGAATATGGCACTGTGGGAATTGAGGTCAGGAAACCTCAGTTGGGAAGAGGGAACCAGTGATAATGATGACACCGTATCAACTCTTCATGGTAAAAGCTCAATCAAATTTTGGAAGACCTGCAGCATGAGTTGTGATCATGACAAcaggaaaagaagaggagaagtagCTAAATATTTGCAGCCAACCAGAAGACCTTCCGAATGCAAACAAATGGCAGCACGACGGatcctctccttttttttcttttttttctctctcaactATCCACTGATGATGACTCTTAGAAGAGATATATATGGCTACTAATGCATATttctcaagagagagagagagagagagagagagttgtaagGGCTGGTGGCCTGCATTATTGAGCTCAATGATTGACTGGATGATCCTACAGCAGTCCATGG comes from the Musa acuminata AAA Group cultivar baxijiao chromosome BXJ2-8, Cavendish_Baxijiao_AAA, whole genome shotgun sequence genome and includes:
- the LOC103995671 gene encoding V-type proton ATPase subunit c1 isoform X2, encoding MSTFTGDETAPFFGFLGAAAALVFSCMGAAYGTAKSGVGVASMGVMRPELVMKSIVPVVMAGVLGIYGLIIAVIISTGINPKAKPYYLFDGYAHLSSGLACGLAGLSAGMAIGIVGDAGVSPNLGRV
- the LOC135620268 gene encoding uncharacterized protein LOC135620268, which codes for MAPPRGRAKGDTAVFFAATLVLWGVSVAFEMTFNRRSELAPVVAGFFFFQAANWAVRFSLSRDPLFVNTAVSLLHSTVTTTSVVLILINQWMIKGLGNMFEHEQLFGGTWLGAYSALCFSCGYFAYDQLDMLRYHLYSGWIPGILVHHLILLVCFTLALYRNVTINYLILSLICEFHSIFLHMRKVRRMAGFRDAKSRVVKVEWVLNWTTFFVTRLGCHVLITYKLISDAPKFGRGIELPLALFGMAGMNLLNIILGRDLYGAYKREKNQQRRQE
- the LOC103995671 gene encoding V-type proton ATPase subunit c1 isoform X1; protein product: MSTFTGDETAPFFGFLGAAAALVFSCMGAAYGTAKSGVGVASMGVMRPELVMKSIVPVVMAGVLGIYGLIIAVIISTGINPKAKPYYLFDGYAHLSSGLACGLAGLSAGMAIGIVGDAGVRANAQQPKLFVGMILILIFAEALALYGLIVGIILSSRAGQSRAD